In one Nocardia tengchongensis genomic region, the following are encoded:
- the mce gene encoding methylmalonyl-CoA epimerase, translated as MRVRATVPDVSTTENTEFIPSEYITAVDHVGIAVPDLDAAVAWYRDNLGMVETHREINESQGVHEAMLSVPGTPEGSVALQLLAPLNEESTIAKFIDRNGPGLQQLAYRVTDVEAVSEQLRERGLRLLYAKPRGGTAGSRINFIHPKDAGGVLVELVEPAAKTTH; from the coding sequence ATGCGGGTGCGCGCTACCGTTCCAGATGTGAGCACTACCGAGAACACCGAATTCATCCCGTCGGAATACATCACCGCCGTCGATCACGTGGGCATCGCCGTGCCGGACCTCGATGCCGCCGTCGCCTGGTACCGCGACAATCTGGGCATGGTGGAGACCCACCGCGAGATCAACGAGTCCCAGGGCGTCCACGAGGCCATGCTGTCGGTCCCCGGCACACCCGAGGGCTCGGTCGCTCTTCAGTTGCTGGCTCCGCTCAACGAGGAGTCCACCATCGCCAAGTTCATCGACCGAAACGGGCCTGGCCTGCAGCAGCTCGCCTACCGGGTCACCGATGTCGAGGCGGTTTCCGAGCAACTTCGTGAACGGGGCTTGCGTTTGCTGTACGCAAAGCCGCGTGGTGGAACCGCTGGTTCCCGCATCAATTTCATCCACCCCAAGGATGCTGGCGGTGTGCTGGTCGAACTCGTCGAACCGGCCGCGAAAACTACTCACTAG